The Channa argus isolate prfri chromosome 14, Channa argus male v1.0, whole genome shotgun sequence genome includes a window with the following:
- the LOC137098510 gene encoding 3',5'-cyclic-AMP phosphodiesterase 4B-like isoform X2, which produces MPEANYLFSVSWGYIKFKRMLNRELSHLSEMSRSGNQVSEYISSTFLDKQNELELPCPVPKSRERKRRQGHQQQQQQGGMMTQIKVSHTPCISGSAGNRFGVKTDQEELLSKDLEDINRWGLNIFMVAEHSHNRPLTCIMYTIFQERDLLRTFKIPTDTFVTFMLTLEDHYHSNVAYHNSLHAADVAQSAHILLSTPALDAVFTDLEILAAIFAAAIHDVDHPGVTNQFLINTNSELALMYNDESVLENHHLAVGFKLLQEDNCDIFQNLTKKQRQTLRRMVIDMVLATDMSKHMSLLADLKTMVETKKVTSSGVLMLDNYTNRMQVLRTMVHCADVSNPTKPLELYRQWTDRIMDEFFQQGDRERERGMEISPMCDKHTASVERTQVTFIDYIAHPLWETWADLVHPDAQDLLDTLEDNRNWYQSMIPQSPSPPFYSSDGEGGPHGEVEGAPAEGKFQFELTLDDQGGDSENTMMETTEPSDRVTLKGHPSDEDGVETVTHEVSSAET; this is translated from the exons TTCAAGAGGATGCTGAATCGAGAGCTAAGCCACCTGTCTGAGATGAGCCGCTCAGGCAACCAAGTGTCCGAGTACATCTCCAGTACCTTCCTAG ACAAGCAGAATGAGTTGGAACTTCCATGCCCAGTACCTAAGTCcagggaaagaaagaggagaCAGGGCcaccagcagcaacagcagcagggtgGGATGATGACTCAGATCAAAGTCAGCCACACACCATGTATCTCTGGGAGTGCTGGCAATCGCTTTGGGGTCAAGACAGACCAAGAGGAACTACTGTCGAAG GATCTGGAAGATATCAACAGATGGGGCCTGAATATCTTCATGGTGGCTGAGCACTCCCACAACCGACCACTGACATGCATTATGTATACCATCTTCCAG GAGCGAGACCTGTTGAGGACTTTCAAGATTCCAACGGACACCTTTGTGACGTTCATGCTTACCTTGGAGGACCACTATCACTCCAATGTGGCCTACCACAACAGCCTGCACGCTGCCGATGTAGCCCAGTCTGCACACATCCTCCTGTCCACACCTGCTCTAGAT GCGGTCTTCACTGATCTGGAGATCTTGGCAGCCATCTTTGCTGCAGCTATTCATGATGTGGACCACCCAGGAGTGACCAACCAGTTCCTCATCAACACCA ATTCTGAGCTGGCTCTGATGTACAACGATGAGTCAGTGCTGGAGAACCACCACCTGGCTGTAGGCTTCAAACTGCTGCAGGAAGATAACTGCGACATTTTCCAAAACCTCACCAAGAAGCAAAGGCAGACGCTCCGGAGGATGGTCATAGACATG GTTTTGGCAACTGACATGTCAAAACACATGAGCCTCCTGGCTGATCTAAAGACAATGGTGGAAACCAAAAAAGTGACCAGTTCTGGAGTCCTGATGCTGGACAACTACACAAACAGGATGCAG GTTTTGCGTACGATGGTTCACTGCGCTGACGTGAGCAACCCTACAAAGCCACTGGAGCTGTATCGGCAGTGGACAGACAGGATCATGGATGAGTTCTTTCAACAGGGagatagagagagggaaagggggATGGAGATCAGCCCAATGTGCGACAAACACACCGCTTCAGTGGAGAGAACACAG GTTACTTTCATTGATTACATTGCCCACCCTCTCTGGGAGACTTGGGCCGATCTGGTCCACCCTGACGCCCAGGACCTCCTGGACACCCTGGAGGACAACAGGAACTGGTACCAGAGCATGATTCCCCAGAGCCCGTCCCCTCCCTTCTATTCCAGCGATGGAGAAGGAGGCCCACATGGTGAGGTGGAGGGTGCACCTGCAGAGGGTAAATTTCAGTTTGAACTGACCCTGGACGATCAAGGTGGAGATAGTGAGAATACAATGATGGAGACAACCGAGCCAAGTGACCGTGTAACGCTCAAAGGCCATCCCTCTGATGAGGATGGTGTGGAAACAGTGACGCATGAAGTTTCCTCAGCGGAGACATAG